From the Drechmeria coniospora strain ARSEF 6962 chromosome 02, whole genome shotgun sequence genome, the window CAAGACGACATCGTCATTCTCTTGAGGCCAATTATCATTCTTTAGCGTCTTCCAGCGTCGGTTCTCCCATTCTCATCCCCACTGCGTGCATAgaagtacgtacatgtactcttcTACCGACTCGGACGGAGGGAGTGTCTGTTTGGTTTGCACGCAACATTTGCTGTTCGGTCACAACAACTTGAACCATCACGGCTTTTCACAACCCATTTGACTGACCGGGTCTCTGCCGAGGCGCTGGTTGATGCGCACGACCAGTCATGTCCTTCAACCCCAATGCCTCGGCGCAACGGCGCAATAATCCCTTCCAACGAAATGCCTCCCCCTCGCCGGGACCAGCAACCACCAGCTCAGCCCTCTTCTCGTCTCCTCTTTCCAAAACTCCCATCTCGCATGCCAGGTCACAATCCTCAAGCTCCTTTGGGGCGGCGCTTGTTGCGCCGGGTAGCACCCCTCGGCATCGGGTCGACTCGAGGAGCGGAACTCCAACATCGAGCACCTTTGCACCTTCCTTCATCAAAACGGAAGAGATGACGCGAAGTCAGGATGTTGTCAAGGGAATCGAGGGAGAGAATGACTTTTCTGGAAAGAGATACGTGTGGTTGAAAGACCCGCAAAGCGCATTCATCAAAGGTTGGGTTGTGGACGAGCTCGCGGATAATCAGATCCGTGTGCAGACCGATGACGGAACGGTAAGGTGCCTCTGGGCGGCGGACGCAACTGCATAGTGGCTGACGTTTCGGTATTTTCAGGTGCGCGAAGTGGACGTTGACAGCGTCGACAAAGTGAACCCTGCCAAGTTCGACAAGGCAAACGATATGGCCGAGTTGACCCATCTGAACGAGGCATCAGTCGTACACAATCTGCACATGAGACATCAGTCCGATCTCATCTACACCTATTCCGGTCTCTTCCTTGTCACCGTCAATCCATATTGCCCCCTCCCCATATACAGCAACGAATACATCAACATGTATAGAGGACGGAGTCGAGAAGATACGAAGCCGCATATattcgccatggccgacgaagcTTTCCGAAACCTAGTGGAAGAAGGGCGCAATCAGAGCATCCTGGTAACTGGCGAGTCTGGAGCCGGAAAGACGGAAAACACCAAGAAAGTCATCCAGTATCTCGCAGCCGTTGCGCAGACAGACACAGTCGTGGCAAAGGGAAAGCATCAACACTCCAATCTGTCTCAGCAGATACTCCGAGCCAACCCGATCCTCGAGGCATTCGGAAATGCTCAGACTGTTCGAAACAATAACTCGTCTCGTTTTGGCAAATTTATCCGGATTGAGTTCAACCGAGGTGGCGCGATTACAGGCGCGTTCATCGATTGGTACCTCCTCGAGAAGTCGAGGGTCATCAGGATCAACCAGTACGAACGAAACTATCACATATTCTACCAACTCCTGAAGGGCGCCGATGGTAGGCTGAAGAAGAGCTTGCTCCTCGATGGACTCGGCGTTGAAGACTTCTCTTACACACGAAACGGTCACGACAGTATCGCCGGTGTCTCCGACAGCGAAGAATGGACCTCGCTCATGGAAGCCTTTGACGTCATGGAGTTTTCGGTAGACGACCGGCTTTCCATTCTCCGAACAATCGCTGCTGTTCTTCATCTGGGCAACATCGATGTTGTCAAAGAGAGCCGCGGCGCTGATCAGGCTCGTTTGGCACCCAACGCGAAGGAAGAGGCGGCCAAAGTGTGCGAGCTCCTTGGTGTTCCCTTGGACCCTTTCCTTCGGGGCTTACTCCACCCCAAGGTCAAGGCGGGACGCGAGTGGGTAGAAAAGGTGCAAACGCCCGAACAAGTGCGTCTCAGTCTCGACGCCCTGTCCAAGGGCATCTACGAACGCGGTTTTGGAAACCTCGTGTCCAGGATAAACCAACAGCTGGACCGAACGGGCATGGGTTTGGACGACTCCAAGTtcatcggcgtcctcgacatTGCCGGTTTCGAGATTTTCGAACAAAACAGCTTCGAGCAGCTCTGCATCAACTACACTAACGAGAAGCTGCAGCAATTCTTCAATCATCACATGTTCGTGTTGGAGCAGGAAGAGTATGCTCGGGAGCAGATTGAATGGCAGTTTATCGATTTCGGTCGAGACTTGCAGCCTACCATCGACCTCATCGAGCTGTCGAATCCGATCGGCATCTTCTCCTGCCTAGACGAAGACTGCGTCATGCCCAAAGCCACGGACAAGTCATTTACGGAGAAGCTTAACTCGCTCTGGGACAAAAAGTCGAACAAATATCGCCCCTCCCGCCTGGAACACGGCTTCGTCCTCACCCACtacgcggccgccgtcgagtaCTCGACCGAAGGTTGGCTGGAGAAAAATAAGGATCCGCTGAATGATAACATCACGCGGTTGCTTGCCACTTCTGCCGACAGGCACGTTGCCGAACTCTTTGCTGACTGCGCCGCCGACATGGAAGGAGATGCTGGGGGGAGAAGTCGGGTGAAGAAGGGCCTCTTCCGTACGGTGGCCCAAAGACACAAGGAGCAACTCCACAGCCTCATGACGCAACTTCACTCTACTCACCCTCACTTTGTCCGTTGTATCCTGCCCAATCACAAGAAGCGGCCGAAACTGTTCGATAATATCTTGGTCTTGGACCAACTTCGTTGCAACGGTGTCTTGGAGGGTATTCGGATCGCTCGCACCGGCTTTCCCAACAGGCTGCCATTCGCAGAATTCCGTCAGCGATATGAAGTGCTCTGCTCCAACATGCCCAAGGGATACCTCGAAGGCCAGGCAGCTGCCACCATCATGCTCCAGAAACTGGGCCTCGACAAGACACACTATCGCGTTGGCATCTCCAAGGTCTTTTTCAGGGCAGGTGTGCTCGCTGAGCTGGAAGAGCAGCGAGATGCTCTGATTACTGAAATCATGGCCCGTTTCCAGTCTGTCGCTCGAGGATTTATTCAACGGCGGGCGGCCTACAAGTTGCTGTTTAAAACGGAAGCGGCTCAGATCATACAACGAAACTTCCACGTCTACCTGAAGCTCGCCGAGAATCCTTGGTGGCAGCTCATCGTAAAGATGAAGCCACTGCTCGGGGCAACGCGCACAGCAACGGAGGTTACGAGACGTGACGGCATGATCAAAGAGCTCAACGACAAGATGCAACGGGAGCTGGACGTTCGGCAGAAGTTGGAGGAGGAACGGAGAAACTGCCACGCTGAAATGGTGCGGATCCGGCAAACGTTGGAGAGCGAGCGCGCACTGGCATTAGACAAGGAAGAGATTTTCAAGCGTCTTCAAATCCGTGAGGTGGAGTTGGAAGAAAAGCTTGCCGGAGCAATTGACGACCAGGAGCGACTGGAGGatcagctcgacgagctcatggAGGCCAAAAACCGTGCGGAACAAGAGGTGGAGAGGTGCCGTGCCCAACTCGAGCAGGCGGCAAACCTTATCGCAAAGCTCGAGGAAGAGAAAATCGAGCTATCCGAGAGATCAGCCGAGTTGGAAAGCGCGATCCGAGAGATCTCGCAAAGGCAGTCTGAGCGCGGCGAGCAGGAGGCAGTGCTGGAGGGCGAGATCAAGATGCTGCAGAGCCAGCTGTCTCTCAAGGACAGGAAAGCCCAGGATCTGGAGAGCAAGCTGCTGCAGGTCGACCAGGACCTCGGCGTGAAACTGCACACAACGCAGAAGGCGCTGGATGCGATCAAGCTCCGCGAATCTCGGCTGTCGGAAGAAAACAAAAACCTTCAACAGCAGCTCTCGCAGCTCTCCAAGACGTCGACCGATTACGAGGACCTCGTCCGCGGCAAGGAGAGCGAGCTTGCCTTGCTGCGAAGCGACAAGCGCAAATTGGAGGAAGAGCGACAGAGCTTAGAAGGCCAGGCGAAATCCTTGGCCGACGAAAAGGCCACGATCACGAACAAATTTCGTGACGTTCAGGCGGAGCTTGTTGCGATGAGGACGAGACAGTCGCAACTAGAacgcgaggccgaggaggccagAACACTGCTCGAGGCGCGCCTCTCCGAAGACGCCCAAGCGGACCAAAACCGAGCTCTACTGGACTCACAAATCAAGGACTTGAAAGAGGAACTGTACAAAACTCAGACGGACTTGAGCAGGGAGCGTCAGTCGCGCGACGATGTGCAGCTTCTCGCCGAACACAAGTACGAGTCACTCAAAGAAAAGTTTGATCGTCTCAACGAGTCCAAGATCATCATCGAAAAGGAGCTGTACGCTCAGCAAGACACCCTGCGTCGAACGATGGAATCCCGCACCGCggtggagaaggagagggaCGAGGCTCGGGATGAGATTCGACGCCTGCGTGTGGCCAAATCTCAGGCCGAGGAAGCTCGGCAACAGGCTGAGATGGCGGGCGAGCGACTGGCGTCCAGGCAGGCGCGTGAGAGGGAACAGAGCCTTGTCAGGGACCTCGACGCGGCTCAGGAGCGGTTGCAATGGTACGAGCAAGAGTGCGGGAACCTCAATCGCCAGATTGAGGATCTCAATAAGCTGATTCTGTCGTCGGGAGAGTTCGGCCTCAAGAACGATCAAGCCAAGGAAAGGATGGAGCGAGAGCTCACAACAGTCAAGAGCCGTCTGGCGGCTTCCGAAAACGACAACCGAGCTCTCCTCAACAAACTCCAGCAGAAAGGGCTCGAGATCGCTCGGTCGACTACGCGAGCAAATGAGACGTCCCGCGGCCAGGTGGTTTCCCTTCATCGGGATAAGGGTCGACTTGAGGAACAAAACGCCGAGCTCAACAAGCAGCTGAGCGACGCGCAGGTTACAATTGCTTCCttggagaagaaggcggagAAGCTTCAACTTAACCTCGAAGACCTCAACCACGAGGTAGCACGAGAAGCCCAGACGAGCAGGAATGCTGAAAAGGCTTCGTCCAACTTCACAGCTCAGCTTGCCGAAGCCAACCGGACGGTCGAGTCGGAGCGTCAACTCCGTTCACAAGCTCAATCCACCATTCGCGCTTTGCAGGCTTCCATCGACTCCCGCGATAGGGAACTGGAGGAGCTACGCGGGCAGATTCTCCGTGCTTTGAAGACGGCCGATCCCGACATGTATGCGCTGCCATCATCGAACGAGTCTAACCAGAAGGCCGTCCAAAACTTTGACCTCGTGCGAAAGGTGGAGGAGCTGCAGCAGAATCTTCGTGTCCAGACGGCAGGGAGGGCCAACGCCGAGAGCCAACTGGCGAGCCTGCGCGCCTCTCGCAACGACACGCCAACGCGACCGAAGCTGGAGGAGATTCACCTCAACGAGGCCCCCTTCAACGGATCCCCGACACAGAGACGGACGGCCAAGGTCAACAACCAGAGGTCGGCGAACGCGTCGACGCCAGTGCAGCGGGCGCCGGATGCGGACCTCCAGGAGTCTGCCAAATCGGACAAGACGGCCGATACGGCGACGGTTAACAACCGGATGGATCTGAAGGCGGAAGTGGAAGAGCTCCAGAACCAGCTACAACTGGCACAGATGCAAAACCGCCACCTCCAGAGCCAACTGGATCGGAGCACGCCGGTTCCGGATAACTACGATGAACAGAGCCCGTCGCTGCGCAGGATGCAAAAACTCGAAAAAGTCAACAGCCGTCTGCACGAGATGCTGGATGACTCATCCAAGAAGGTATCGGCGCTCGAGAAGACAATGCGAGCCGGTGAGCTGTCCTTGCGAGATGTACAAGCCAGGTCCCACGAAGAGATTCTGGATGTTCTCAACAATCAGGAGGAATCGCGCCGCTCTCTTCTGCACAGCCACAAGGATGCTGTGGCAGAGCTGACGGATGTGAAGTCCCACTTTGACAAGATGAGGCACGACAGGGCGAAACTCGAGGTGGAGTTGCGGGACACGAGGTCGGACCTGCAGGAGATGACGGTGGCGCGCGAGCAAGAGTCGCAGAGCCGAAGTCAGCTGCTGCAGGAGTACGCCGACCTTCAGATCCGGCTGGACGCGGAGTCGtcgaagctcgccgacgtcagCTCGAGCCTCGACATGTACAGGAGCAGGGCGGACGAGTACTTTGGCaagctcgagcaggccgagatTGCCGTTCTCAAAGCGAGCCGGGCGGAGCAGTTTGCGAGGTcgcaggccaaggaggcggAGGATACGTACACGGAGGTGATGGCGGAGCGTCAGAAGATGGACGCGAGCATCGACGACCTGCAGCGGCAGAATCAGCGTCTCGAGGAGAGGGTCGAGGACATCTCGACGGACCTTGAATCCGTCACGCAGGCGAAGAAGCGGCTGCagcacgagctcgaggactaCCGAAACCAGCGGGCGATTGACATCGAGGACAAGGAGTCGAGCATGGAGCAGACACGGAAGAAGTATCAGGCCGAGTTTGCGACGCTGGCGAAGGAACTGGACCTCGCGCGCGAGGAGAAGCTCTACAAGCAGGCGGAGATTGCCCGGCTGCGGGAGGAACTAGACGAGCTCCGGTCGAAgtgggacgacgaggtgctCAACAGCTCGACGTGGAGCAAAGAGAAGGCGCGGCTCGAATCGACGCTGGCGGACGTGGCATCGTcgcgcgacgaggcggtgACGGCCCACAACGATGCACAAGGGAAGGTCGTCTCGCTGCTATCGCAGGTGCGAACGCTccggtcggccgtcgacgaggtcgcctCCGAGCGCGACCACCTTCAGCGAGAGAAGCGAAGCATCGAGGCTCGACTGGAAGAGGCCAAGACCAACCTCGAGGAGCTGACGAACGCTGGTGAGAGCCCGTCGATCCGGGACGCCGCGAGCATGGACAGGGAAGTGCTCGAGCTCAAATCCAAGCTCGCGCACCAGGAGGACattgcggcggcggcggtggagaaGATGCGGCGAGCCGAAGCTCTGGCGTCGGAGATTCAAAAGGACATTGCGACTGAGCGCGAGGCTAGCACGGGACTTCAGAGGCAAAAAGCGTCGCTCGAGAAGAGCCTGAACGAGGCGCAGCTCAAGCTCGTGGACCTTGAGACCAAGGGCTACTCGAGCGCCAGCCAAGACATCAAGTTCCTTCACAAGCGCATCCAAGAGGCAAGCTATTCACTCCCCACGGCTCTTCGACTTTGGGCACCGACCTGCTAACACGTGTCACAGCTTGAGTCGCAGCTGGAGGAACAGGAGACGGAGCGGAGCAAGTCTCAGCGGTCGGTGCGCAACGTCGATCGGGTCGTCAAGGATCTCCAGGGCCAGGTCGAGCGCAAGGAGAAGCAGAATACGCAACTGTCGGACGACGTCAACCGGATGCGCGACAAGGTCGACAAGCTGCTCCAGACGATTGACGAACTGCAGGCTTCCGAGTCGACGAACCAGCTGTCGGCGCGCCGGGCCGAACGCGAGCTTcgcgaggagaaggaaaagACGCTGCGGCTGGAGCGTGAGATTGGGGACTGGAAAGGCCGACGAATGGGGGGACCGGCCAGTCTCCCCGGCAGCCGGGTCGGTGCTTGGAGGGGCGGGAGTGAAATCGACGATGGGTCCGTCACTGACACGTTGAACAGAGCACCAAGCCTCACAAAGGGGTTCATGTGACGTACGTGTAGGAGTACGGTGTACAAAGGAGAGGATATTTGACATGCCGATGGCGACACGCAGGCGTTTGTATCGCGCGAGTGTATTGTCTATTGTTTATGCAAGGCTATTCTTGTGTGAATTTAAACACATATATACGGGATGGGACATTGCTTCGAACAATGAATACCTCGGCCTACTACCAATGGTGCCAATTCATGTGAGATCGAAAGCGCATTTGTAGAAAGAAAAATAAATCAAACAGTAGAAAGAAAGCAAGACGGCGAAGGCTTGATGATGTGTGAAGTTGGACTATCTATCGCGGGCAAGTTGATACGTTTCATATACTGTAGGGTAACCATCGACTTATCACCTGAAATACTTGTAAGTAACATGACTAATCGCGTCATGCCCCACCAACACCTTTAGTGGAGCGTGGCACGATGAATTCCTTAGTATTCAAGAAACCAGAAGGTGGCAGGCATTGTGATTCGGATGAAAAAAATATTACGATGAAGGAAAATGAGTTAGCAAGCAGATGACGAGAGTACAAGGCAAAATACaagcagtactccgtactcactcACGCATTATTCCAAGGTGAGTACTGCTTGCTAACTGACTTGTGTGCATATATGCTTGACGGGCTATGCAGTGTACAtaaataagtacaagtaagtaagcaaaGCAAAACAAAGCAAGTATTGGTACTTAAAACGGTCATACATATTGTGACCAAACGGTAAAAAGGCAAAAAGAAGGACGGGATTGAACCCCCGGGACCTCTCGCAAGCTTATATATATACCATTAGGGTTTCACTTCATAAAAACGTCACCCATTATGTGACCAAAACGGTGAAAAGGCAAAAAAGAGGGTCTGGCCGGGGATTGAACCCGGGACCTCTCGCAAGCTTATAACATAGGGTTTTCCCTAAGCGAGAATCATACCACTAGACCACCAGACCA encodes:
- a CDS encoding myosin type II heavy chain; the protein is MSFNPNASAQRRNNPFQRNASPSPGPATTSSALFSSPLSKTPISHARSQSSSSFGAALVAPGSTPRHRVDSRSGTPTSSTFAPSFIKTEEMTRSQDVVKGIEGENDFSGKRYVWLKDPQSAFIKGWVVDELADNQIRVQTDDGTVREVDVDSVDKVNPAKFDKANDMAELTHLNEASVVHNLHMRHQSDLIYTYSGLFLVTVNPYCPLPIYSNEYINMYRGRSREDTKPHIFAMADEAFRNLVEEGRNQSILVTGESGAGKTENTKKVIQYLAAVAQTDTVVAKGKHQHSNLSQQILRANPILEAFGNAQTVRNNNSSRFGKFIRIEFNRGGAITGAFIDWYLLEKSRVIRINQYERNYHIFYQLLKGADGRLKKSLLLDGLGVEDFSYTRNGHDSIAGVSDSEEWTSLMEAFDVMEFSVDDRLSILRTIAAVLHLGNIDVVKESRGADQARLAPNAKEEAAKVCELLGVPLDPFLRGLLHPKVKAGREWVEKVQTPEQVRLSLDALSKGIYERGFGNLVSRINQQLDRTGMGLDDSKFIGVLDIAGFEIFEQNSFEQLCINYTNEKLQQFFNHHMFVLEQEEYAREQIEWQFIDFGRDLQPTIDLIELSNPIGIFSCLDEDCVMPKATDKSFTEKLNSLWDKKSNKYRPSRLEHGFVLTHYAAAVEYSTEGWLEKNKDPLNDNITRLLATSADRHVAELFADCAADMEGDAGGRSRVKKGLFRTVAQRHKEQLHSLMTQLHSTHPHFVRCILPNHKKRPKLFDNILVLDQLRCNGVLEGIRIARTGFPNRLPFAEFRQRYEVLCSNMPKGYLEGQAAATIMLQKLGLDKTHYRVGISKVFFRAGVLAELEEQRDALITEIMARFQSVARGFIQRRAAYKLLFKTEAAQIIQRNFHVYLKLAENPWWQLIVKMKPLLGATRTATEVTRRDGMIKELNDKMQRELDVRQKLEEERRNCHAEMVRIRQTLESERALALDKEEIFKRLQIREVELEEKLAGAIDDQERLEDQLDELMEAKNRAEQEVERCRAQLEQAANLIAKLEEEKIELSERSAELESAIREISQRQSERGEQEAVLEGEIKMLQSQLSLKDRKAQDLESKLLQVDQDLGVKLHTTQKALDAIKLRESRLSEENKNLQQQLSQLSKTSTDYEDLVRGKESELALLRSDKRKLEEERQSLEGQAKSLADEKATITNKFRDVQAELVAMRTRQSQLEREAEEARTLLEARLSEDAQADQNRALLDSQIKDLKEELYKTQTDLSRERQSRDDVQLLAEHKYESLKEKFDRLNESKIIIEKELYAQQDTLRRTMESRTAVEKERDEARDEIRRLRVAKSQAEEARQQAEMAGERLASRQAREREQSLVRDLDAAQERLQWYEQECGNLNRQIEDLNKLILSSGEFGLKNDQAKERMERELTTVKSRLAASENDNRALLNKLQQKGLEIARSTTRANETSRGQVVSLHRDKGRLEEQNAELNKQLSDAQVTIASLEKKAEKLQLNLEDLNHEVAREAQTSRNAEKASSNFTAQLAEANRTVESERQLRSQAQSTIRALQASIDSRDRELEELRGQILRALKTADPDMYALPSSNESNQKAVQNFDLVRKVEELQQNLRVQTAGRANAESQLASLRASRNDTPTRPKLEEIHLNEAPFNGSPTQRRTAKVNNQRSANASTPVQRAPDADLQESAKSDKTADTATVNNRMDLKAEVEELQNQLQLAQMQNRHLQSQLDRSTPVPDNYDEQSPSLRRMQKLEKVNSRLHEMLDDSSKKVSALEKTMRAGELSLRDVQARSHEEILDVLNNQEESRRSLLHSHKDAVAELTDVKSHFDKMRHDRAKLEVELRDTRSDLQEMTVAREQESQSRSQLLQEYADLQIRLDAESSKLADVSSSLDMYRSRADEYFGKLEQAEIAVLKASRAEQFARSQAKEAEDTYTEVMAERQKMDASIDDLQRQNQRLEERVEDISTDLESVTQAKKRLQHELEDYRNQRAIDIEDKESSMEQTRKKYQAEFATLAKELDLAREEKLYKQAEIARLREELDELRSKWDDEVLNSSTWSKEKARLESTLADVASSRDEAVTAHNDAQGKVVSLLSQVRTLRSAVDEVASERDHLQREKRSIEARLEEAKTNLEELTNAGESPSIRDAASMDREVLELKSKLAHQEDIAAAAVEKMRRAEALASEIQKDIATEREASTGLQRQKASLEKSLNEAQLKLLESQLEEQETERSKSQRSVRNVDRVVKDLQGQVERKEKQNTQLSDDVNRMRDKVDKLLQTIDELQASESTNQLSARRAERELREEKEKTLRLEREIGDWKGRRMGGPASLPGSRVGAWRGGSEIDDGSVTDTLNRAPSLTKGFM